CAACAATAAAAATAATTAACAGGCTTATTATCATTACAATAAAAGGAATAAGAAGCAAACGATTCTTTAAAACAGCTTCTTTAATGCTTAAACCGTATAAATCTTTTTCATACCAGATTTTAAATATTAAAAAAGCAGGAATAATGATGATAAAACTCTCTTTCGATAATGCAGCACAAATCAAAAAGAAACAAAATAAAGATGTGTTCAATAAATATTTCTTTTTGCAGTTGACCATGAAAAAGAATGCTGCGCCAAGAAAAGCCATTCCGATGGTTTCGCTGGTTCCTAATCGCCACCATATTTCCACTTGGAGTCCAGCGAAGGTCAATGCCAGAAAGCAAAATGATTCTATTATTGAATATTTCATCTTTCTCATTCCCATATAAAACAAAACAAGGGAAATTAAAATCAAAAAAACATTGTACACGGATAATGCTGTGAAATCATTACCAAATATTTGTGTTTTCAGTACACGATGAAAATAGAACAGAGGTAGAAACCGTGAATCAAAACTAGACTTAACCCAATTTAAAGCAACCGTGGTAAAAGAATTTTTTGATAGCTCATTATTGATATTTAGAATCTCATGGTCATCAAAAAAGTGATACCCGGATGTAACAGTCCCTGTAATTCCGAAATATGTGATACATAATATTATAATAAGAATTATAGCCAATATGTCTTTTGTACGTGATTTCATAATATTTTGAAGTCTATTATCAAAAATTCAATTTTTCACACATTCATTTCCACATTCTTTAAAATAATATACATTTAATGCCGGGTAAATTTGTTGCGTAATTCTATTGCAATGTAATGGAAAATGGTTGAATGTATACTTTCGACTAGACCAAAATCATTAACAGGGATATGAATATTTATTTTTGATTGCTTTTTCAGTTTACCACCGTCAAAACCGGTAATACCTATTACAGCCATTTTTTGTTTATGAGCATAATTAACTGCGGCGACAACATTTTTACTGTTACCCGAACAACTTATAGCTATTAAAACATCACCATCATTGGTAAAAGTTCTAAGCTGAGAAGTAAAAATATTCTCAAACCCAAAATCGTTAGCAACTGCAGTAATAAAAGAAACATTATCTGTCAGGCTAATAGTTTTAATTCTTTTTTCTTTTTTTTGATAATAAATACTTACTCTAGAAAGATCCTGTGCCAGATGAGAAGCATTTGATGCTGACCCGCCATTACCGATGATA
The nucleotide sequence above comes from Bacteroidales bacterium. Encoded proteins:
- a CDS encoding SIS domain-containing protein; protein product: MEINSYISEVKNNLDKINKEEIEKVIALIYKACISNKTVFIIGNGGSASNASHLAQDLSRVSIYYQKKEKRIKTISLTDNVSFITAVANDFGFENIFTSQLRTFTNDGDVLIAISCSGNSKNVVAAVNYAHKQKMAVIGITGFDGGKLKKQSKINIHIPVNDFGLVESIHSTIFHYIAIELRNKFTRH